The Actinomadura sp. WMMB 499 genome includes a window with the following:
- a CDS encoding cyclase family protein produces MGAGEGRDAMPVTEANQIDLDGVRALGRELSNWGRWGEDDERGTLNLVTPACVSAAAAAVRRGVSFSLAMPADENGPHDPRTSGRFNPIHSMTRYRGDMPHGRFMGGFSSSEDMLIIGTHSSTHFDALAHLWYDDLLYNGFHHDAAVTARGAERCSIQNLAGGVVARGILADVPRHRGLDHLPPGTGVGPDELDAVLGAAGVVPREGDVLLLRTGTYPRQRRGFDVGEGRSPGLTWECARWIRDRGIAAVCADNLAVEVLGANGDGPMIPFHMLAIRDMGLLLGEMFDFEDLAADCAADGVHTCMFTASPLNVPYAVGSPVNPIAVK; encoded by the coding sequence GTGGGCGCGGGAGAAGGGCGGGACGCGATGCCGGTGACCGAGGCGAACCAGATCGATCTGGACGGGGTCCGGGCGCTCGGGCGCGAGCTGAGCAACTGGGGACGCTGGGGCGAGGACGACGAGCGCGGCACGCTGAACCTCGTCACCCCCGCGTGCGTGAGCGCCGCCGCCGCGGCCGTCCGGCGCGGCGTCTCCTTCTCGCTGGCGATGCCCGCCGACGAGAACGGCCCGCACGACCCGCGCACGAGCGGCCGGTTCAACCCCATCCACAGCATGACCCGGTACCGGGGCGACATGCCGCACGGCCGGTTCATGGGCGGCTTCTCCTCAAGCGAGGACATGCTGATCATCGGGACGCACTCGTCCACGCACTTCGACGCGCTCGCGCACCTCTGGTACGACGACCTGCTCTACAACGGGTTCCACCACGACGCCGCCGTGACGGCGCGGGGCGCGGAGCGCTGCTCGATCCAGAACCTCGCGGGCGGGGTCGTCGCGCGCGGGATCCTGGCGGACGTGCCGCGCCACCGCGGCCTCGACCACCTCCCGCCCGGCACGGGCGTCGGACCGGACGAGCTCGACGCCGTGCTCGGCGCGGCCGGCGTCGTCCCGCGCGAGGGCGACGTCCTGCTGCTGCGGACGGGCACCTACCCCCGGCAGCGGCGCGGGTTCGACGTCGGGGAGGGGCGGTCGCCGGGCCTCACCTGGGAGTGCGCCCGGTGGATCCGCGACCGCGGGATCGCGGCGGTGTGCGCGGACAACCTGGCCGTCGAGGTGCTCGGCGCGAACGGCGACGGCCCGATGATCCCGTTCCACATGCTCGCGATCCGCGACATGGGCCTGCTGCTCGGCGAGATGTTCGACTTCGAGGACCTGGCCGCCGACTGCGCGGCGGACGGCGTCCACACGTGCATGTTCACCGCGTCGCCGCTCAACGTCCCGTACGCGGTGGGGTCACCCGTCAACCCGATCGCCGTCAAGTGA
- a CDS encoding FadR/GntR family transcriptional regulator, giving the protein MVHYSERGLHGQTVQEIARRILTGELAPGDTIDVAALGDELDLSLTALREALKVLAAKGLVASRQKRGTFVRPRADWSLLDPDVIRWQFANRDDETFLENLAEVRGIIEPQAARLAARRRTADDLAALDGALRDMAEADGDIARAVQADLDFHRALLTATHNELLQRMEVVIEVGLAERDRLVHGVRRHDDPVPSHRAVLDAVHAAAPDDAERAMRDLLAKAARDLDALDREH; this is encoded by the coding sequence GTGGTGCACTACTCGGAACGGGGCCTGCACGGCCAGACGGTGCAGGAGATCGCGCGCCGCATCCTGACCGGGGAGCTGGCGCCCGGCGACACCATCGACGTGGCGGCCCTCGGCGACGAGCTGGACCTCAGCCTGACCGCGCTGCGCGAGGCCCTGAAGGTGCTGGCCGCCAAGGGGCTGGTCGCGTCACGGCAGAAGCGCGGCACGTTCGTCAGGCCCCGGGCGGACTGGAGCCTCCTCGACCCCGACGTGATCCGCTGGCAGTTCGCCAACCGCGACGACGAGACGTTCCTGGAGAACCTCGCCGAGGTGCGGGGGATCATCGAGCCGCAGGCCGCCCGGCTGGCCGCGCGGCGCCGCACCGCCGACGACCTCGCCGCGCTGGACGGCGCCCTGCGCGACATGGCGGAGGCCGACGGCGACATCGCGCGGGCCGTCCAGGCCGACCTGGACTTCCACCGCGCCCTGCTGACCGCGACCCACAACGAGCTGCTGCAGCGCATGGAGGTCGTGATCGAGGTCGGGCTCGCCGAGCGGGACCGGCTCGTCCACGGCGTCCGCCGGCACGACGATCCCGTCCCCAGCCACCGCGCCGTCCTGGACGCCGTCCACGCGGCCGCCCCCGACGACGCCGAGCGCGCCATGCGCGACCTGCTCGCCAAGGCCGCCCGCGACCTGGACGCCCTCGACCGAGAGCATTGA
- a CDS encoding substrate-binding domain-containing protein, with protein MNHAERRGRPIGRAVLVPALLVALVLAVTAACERVGENGRIGVVYLNAEGYYAGVERGLGGVLGHGPDRPQLVQTNIRSDPAKESSFVNTMSSAKVDALVVSPASATASVPALRLAHESGVPVVCYNTCVEDAAARKFVDAFVLGDPFEFGRVSGEQMAAHFRAAGIANPKVAVINCEQFEVCIQRRQGFEKALTAAVPGAKIVANQQGLTMDEAVRRGEQLLTAHPGINAFYGEAGSQMLGAVRAVEARGKAGQIAVFGGDMSVEAAGKLQDGRVLKGVADISGIKVGRLAGEAVENVVAGNPPEEFIVPAPIDRYLGPKDGARWMREHPDGIP; from the coding sequence ATGAACCATGCCGAGCGCCGCGGGCGGCCGATCGGACGGGCCGTGCTCGTACCGGCCCTGCTCGTGGCCCTGGTACTGGCGGTCACGGCCGCCTGCGAGAGGGTGGGCGAGAACGGCCGCATCGGCGTCGTCTACCTCAACGCCGAGGGCTACTACGCGGGTGTCGAACGGGGCCTGGGCGGGGTGCTCGGGCACGGCCCGGACCGGCCGCAGCTCGTCCAGACCAACATCCGGTCCGACCCCGCCAAGGAGAGCTCGTTCGTCAACACGATGAGCTCGGCGAAGGTCGACGCGCTCGTCGTGTCGCCCGCCTCGGCCACCGCGTCCGTCCCGGCGCTGCGCCTCGCGCACGAGAGCGGCGTCCCGGTCGTCTGCTACAACACCTGCGTCGAGGACGCCGCCGCGCGCAAGTTCGTGGACGCGTTCGTCCTGGGCGACCCGTTCGAGTTCGGGCGGGTCAGCGGCGAGCAGATGGCCGCGCACTTCCGCGCCGCCGGGATCGCGAACCCGAAGGTCGCGGTCATCAACTGCGAGCAGTTCGAGGTCTGCATCCAGCGCCGGCAGGGGTTCGAGAAGGCGCTGACCGCCGCCGTCCCCGGCGCGAAGATCGTCGCGAACCAGCAGGGCCTGACGATGGACGAGGCGGTCCGGCGCGGCGAGCAGCTGCTCACCGCGCACCCCGGCATCAACGCGTTCTACGGCGAGGCCGGGTCGCAGATGCTCGGCGCGGTCCGGGCCGTCGAGGCGCGCGGGAAGGCCGGGCAGATCGCGGTGTTCGGCGGGGACATGTCCGTCGAGGCCGCCGGGAAGCTGCAGGACGGCCGCGTCCTCAAGGGCGTCGCGGACATCTCCGGCATCAAGGTGGGGCGGCTCGCGGGCGAGGCCGTCGAGAACGTCGTCGCCGGGAACCCGCCGGAGGAGTTCATCGTCCCGGCGCCGATCGACCGCTACCTCGGCCCGAAGGACGGGGCGCGCTGGATGCGGGAGCACCCCGATGGCATCCCGTAA
- a CDS encoding sugar ABC transporter ATP-binding protein: protein MSTPLLRVTDVTRHYPGVRALTGANLELEPGEVRALLGRNGAGKSTLIKVLSGVEPADAGTVEIGGAALADGGVRRAGELGVRTVHQELSLVPGMTAAENLFLGAWPRTGAGRVDHAAMRAAAREVFERLGLRISPDARVGALPLAEQQLVEICRAVRRDPRLLILDEPTSALAAAEVDIVLEAVRRIAADGVAVIYVSHRLDEIRRIARTATIMRNGEVVGTVDMAETSTEDAVAMMLGSTYEAAVRPAPREVRRDGVPLLSVSGLRVPPKVTEVSFDLYPGEILGLAGLMGSGRTEILRAIAGFDRAAAGTVRVEGREVPRITAAGMKRRGVGLTPEDRKGEAIVPLLGVDENMVMSDFRAVSSGTSVVPAKVDRAARGLIERLSIRTASGRSPIATLSGGNQQKAVIGRWLHAGSRILLLDEPTRGVDVEAKEGIYRLVRELAGQGAAVLFVSGELEELPLVCDRVIALRGGTVAAEFEGDDVTVDAVLSAAMAA from the coding sequence ATGAGCACGCCGCTGCTGCGCGTCACCGACGTCACCCGGCACTACCCGGGCGTCCGGGCTCTCACGGGGGCGAACCTGGAGCTCGAGCCCGGGGAGGTCCGGGCGCTGCTCGGCCGGAACGGCGCCGGGAAGTCCACGCTGATCAAGGTGCTGTCGGGCGTCGAGCCCGCCGACGCGGGAACCGTCGAGATCGGCGGCGCCGCGCTCGCGGACGGCGGCGTGCGGCGCGCGGGCGAGCTCGGCGTGCGGACCGTCCACCAGGAGCTGAGCCTCGTGCCCGGCATGACGGCGGCGGAGAACCTGTTCCTCGGCGCCTGGCCGCGGACGGGCGCGGGCCGCGTCGACCACGCCGCGATGCGCGCCGCCGCCCGCGAGGTCTTCGAGCGGCTCGGGCTGCGCATCTCCCCGGACGCCCGCGTCGGGGCGCTCCCGCTCGCCGAGCAGCAGCTCGTGGAGATCTGCCGCGCCGTGCGCCGCGATCCCCGGCTGCTGATCCTGGACGAGCCGACGAGCGCGCTCGCGGCGGCCGAGGTCGACATCGTCCTGGAGGCGGTGCGGCGGATCGCGGCGGACGGCGTCGCGGTGATCTACGTCAGCCACCGGCTCGACGAGATCCGGCGGATCGCCCGCACCGCCACGATCATGCGGAACGGCGAGGTCGTCGGGACGGTCGACATGGCGGAGACCTCCACCGAGGACGCCGTCGCGATGATGCTCGGCTCGACCTACGAGGCGGCCGTGCGCCCCGCGCCGCGGGAGGTGCGGCGCGACGGCGTCCCGCTGCTGTCGGTGTCGGGGCTGCGCGTCCCGCCGAAGGTCACCGAGGTCTCGTTCGACCTGTACCCGGGCGAGATCCTGGGGCTGGCCGGGCTGATGGGGTCCGGACGCACCGAGATCCTGCGCGCGATCGCCGGGTTCGACCGGGCCGCCGCCGGGACCGTCCGGGTCGAGGGCCGCGAGGTGCCGCGGATCACCGCGGCGGGCATGAAGCGGCGCGGTGTCGGGCTGACCCCCGAGGACCGCAAGGGCGAGGCGATCGTCCCGCTCCTCGGCGTCGACGAGAACATGGTGATGTCGGACTTCCGGGCGGTCAGCAGCGGGACGTCCGTCGTCCCCGCGAAGGTCGACCGGGCCGCCCGCGGGCTGATCGAGCGGCTGTCGATCCGGACCGCGTCCGGCCGCTCCCCCATCGCCACGCTCAGCGGCGGCAACCAGCAGAAGGCCGTGATCGGCCGGTGGCTGCACGCGGGCAGCCGGATCCTGCTGCTGGACGAGCCGACCCGCGGCGTCGACGTCGAGGCCAAGGAGGGCATCTACCGGCTGGTCCGGGAGCTCGCCGGCCAGGGCGCCGCCGTGCTGTTCGTGTCGGGGGAACTGGAAGAGCTGCCGCTGGTGTGCGACCGCGTGATCGCGCTGCGCGGCGGGACGGTCGCCGCCGAGTTCGAGGGCGACGACGTGACCGTCGACGCCGTCCTGTCCGCCGCGATGGCCGCGTGA
- a CDS encoding ABC transporter permease codes for MTTTQTAPPGGASTGGGAARLFQGRAHQLNEIGLLVAIAVLYVALTSSAAGFLTLDNQLGILRDAASVGIAAWGVTLVIIAGEIDISIGPATAFASVLVAKGATEWGLGPVGAIAVTLALGLAWGALAGWLRAAFDVPSFITTLGLWSVLGGLGLYLTDALPVTLPDSGLFDVLGGDVLGIPTAAIVMLILFAVFAYVAKFTAYGRSVYTIGGNAAAARLAGINLTRVRVLLFATTGLLSAITGVLLAARLGSGSGGAASGLEFDVIAAVVIGGTALAGGRGGMLGTLLGVVFITVIGNGLVLLGVDSFLQNVVRGVIIVGAVLINVLVARRGRANAATT; via the coding sequence ATGACCACCACGCAGACCGCCCCGCCCGGCGGGGCGAGCACCGGCGGCGGTGCGGCGCGCCTGTTCCAGGGCCGGGCGCACCAGCTGAACGAGATCGGGCTGCTGGTCGCCATCGCCGTCCTGTACGTGGCGCTGACCAGTTCGGCCGCCGGGTTCCTGACGCTGGACAACCAGCTCGGCATCCTGCGGGACGCCGCGTCCGTCGGCATCGCCGCGTGGGGCGTCACGCTGGTGATCATCGCCGGGGAGATCGACATCAGCATCGGCCCGGCGACGGCGTTCGCGTCGGTGCTGGTCGCCAAGGGCGCCACCGAATGGGGCCTCGGCCCGGTGGGCGCCATCGCGGTGACGCTCGCCCTCGGCCTGGCCTGGGGCGCGCTCGCGGGCTGGCTGCGCGCCGCGTTCGACGTGCCGTCGTTCATCACGACGCTCGGCCTGTGGAGCGTCCTCGGCGGCCTCGGCCTGTACCTGACGGACGCGCTGCCGGTGACGCTGCCCGACAGCGGCCTGTTCGACGTGCTCGGCGGCGACGTCCTCGGGATCCCGACGGCGGCGATCGTGATGCTGATCCTGTTCGCCGTGTTCGCCTACGTCGCGAAGTTCACCGCGTACGGACGCTCGGTGTACACGATCGGCGGGAACGCGGCGGCCGCGCGGCTCGCGGGCATCAACCTCACCCGCGTCCGGGTGCTGCTGTTCGCGACGACCGGCCTGCTGTCGGCGATCACCGGGGTGCTGCTGGCCGCCCGGCTCGGCTCGGGCAGCGGCGGGGCGGCGTCCGGGCTGGAGTTCGACGTGATCGCGGCCGTGGTGATCGGCGGGACGGCCCTCGCCGGGGGCCGCGGCGGGATGCTCGGGACGCTGCTCGGCGTCGTGTTCATCACCGTCATCGGCAACGGGCTCGTGCTGCTCGGCGTCGACTCCTTCCTGCAGAACGTGGTGCGCGGCGTGATCATCGTCGGCGCGGTGCTGATCAACGTGCTCGTCGCGCGGCGCGGCCGGGCGAACGCGGCGACCACCTGA
- a CDS encoding zinc-binding dehydrogenase, translating to MPESTMRGVFLPGDSTAVLREYAVPEPGHGQVLVEVGASGICGSDIGFIYREYKGYRGVDGPAYRGVVAGHEPSGRIVATGPGVRRFGVGDRVIVYHIVGCGLCDNCRRGHYISCGSGRESYGWQRDGGHAPYLLAEERTCVPLPDELSYVDGALIACGFGTAYEGLRRAGVSGDADLLVVGLGPVGLAAGMIGRGMGARKVIGVEPSEARRAWAGTLGVFDATLPSDDRTAQAVADITGRGGAAVTIDCSGSRPGRSLALEAAAEWGHVSLVGEGGDLVTEVSDTLLHKQLTIHASWVTSLPAMSELARNLVGWGLRPERAVSDAFGFSRADEAYALAAGSSKGKVVLVPDAA from the coding sequence GTGCCGGAATCCACGATGCGGGGCGTGTTCCTGCCCGGCGACTCGACGGCCGTGCTGCGCGAGTACGCGGTGCCCGAGCCGGGGCACGGGCAGGTGCTGGTCGAGGTCGGCGCGTCCGGGATCTGCGGCAGCGACATCGGCTTCATCTACCGCGAGTACAAGGGGTACCGGGGCGTCGACGGCCCCGCCTACCGGGGCGTGGTCGCCGGGCACGAGCCGTCCGGCCGGATCGTCGCGACCGGCCCCGGCGTGCGCCGCTTCGGCGTCGGCGACCGCGTCATCGTGTACCACATCGTGGGCTGCGGCCTGTGCGACAACTGCCGCCGCGGGCACTACATCAGCTGCGGCTCGGGCCGGGAGTCGTACGGGTGGCAGCGGGACGGCGGCCACGCCCCGTACCTGCTCGCGGAGGAGCGGACGTGCGTGCCGCTGCCCGACGAGCTGTCGTACGTGGACGGCGCGCTGATCGCCTGCGGGTTCGGCACCGCCTACGAGGGGCTGCGCCGCGCCGGGGTCAGCGGCGACGCGGACCTGCTGGTCGTCGGGCTCGGCCCGGTCGGGCTCGCCGCCGGGATGATCGGCCGCGGGATGGGCGCGCGCAAGGTCATCGGCGTCGAACCGTCCGAGGCGCGCCGCGCGTGGGCCGGGACGCTCGGCGTGTTCGACGCGACGCTCCCGTCCGACGACCGCACCGCACAGGCCGTCGCGGACATCACCGGGCGCGGCGGCGCGGCCGTCACGATCGACTGCTCGGGCTCGCGGCCGGGCCGGAGCCTCGCCCTGGAGGCGGCGGCCGAGTGGGGGCACGTGTCCCTCGTCGGCGAGGGCGGCGACCTGGTGACCGAGGTCTCGGACACGCTCCTGCACAAGCAGCTCACGATCCACGCGTCCTGGGTGACGTCGCTGCCCGCGATGAGCGAGCTGGCGCGCAACCTGGTCGGGTGGGGGCTGCGGCCGGAGAGGGCGGTCAGCGACGCGTTCGGCTTCTCCCGCGCGGACGAGGCGTACGCGCTGGCCGCCGGGAGCAGCAAGGGCAAGGTCGTGCTCGTGCCGGATGCCGCATGA
- a CDS encoding DUF4380 domain-containing protein yields MTEAVTDSSGPYDVLWLDNGVLRLGIVPALGGRLLSLVHDGAELLWRNPALLDDRLRPAGGHRPERTSGPMANWRNYGGDKTWPAPQGWTSDAEWAGPPDPVLDSGPYRADVRTGPGFAAAALTSEHDPRTGLRLRREIRLEAGSDAYGLRLTAVNETAEPVRWALWNVAQYPGGGTVRVEVGPGFGEPVELAVGTAAPAWTRPGPGTVEVPAQDVVGKLGFPGSTGRLTYTRAGHRLTMDWDVHEGAAYPDGGSRAEVWMEHPLDRPLDHLGGLNPPDRIVECEALGPWEPIAPGGSTSLAVRVGATRTETEKA; encoded by the coding sequence ATGACGGAGGCGGTGACCGACTCGTCCGGGCCCTATGACGTGCTCTGGCTCGACAACGGGGTGCTGCGGCTCGGGATCGTCCCCGCGCTCGGGGGACGGCTGCTCAGCCTCGTCCACGACGGCGCCGAGCTGCTGTGGCGCAACCCCGCGCTGCTGGACGACCGCCTGCGTCCGGCCGGCGGGCACCGGCCGGAGCGCACGTCCGGCCCGATGGCGAACTGGCGCAACTACGGCGGCGACAAGACCTGGCCGGCGCCGCAGGGCTGGACATCGGACGCCGAGTGGGCGGGCCCGCCGGACCCGGTGCTCGACTCGGGCCCGTACCGGGCGGACGTCCGGACGGGTCCGGGGTTCGCGGCGGCGGCCCTGACCAGCGAGCACGATCCGCGGACGGGGCTGCGGCTGCGCCGGGAGATCCGCCTCGAAGCCGGGTCGGACGCCTACGGCCTGCGGCTCACGGCGGTCAACGAGACGGCGGAGCCCGTGCGGTGGGCGCTGTGGAACGTCGCGCAGTATCCGGGCGGCGGCACCGTCCGGGTAGAGGTCGGCCCAGGGTTCGGGGAACCGGTCGAACTGGCGGTCGGGACGGCCGCACCGGCGTGGACGCGTCCCGGACCGGGCACGGTCGAGGTCCCGGCGCAGGACGTCGTGGGCAAGCTCGGCTTCCCCGGCTCCACAGGACGCCTGACCTACACGCGGGCGGGGCACCGGCTGACGATGGACTGGGACGTCCACGAGGGGGCCGCGTACCCCGACGGCGGTTCGCGGGCCGAGGTGTGGATGGAGCACCCGCTGGACCGGCCGCTGGATCATCTCGGCGGGTTGAACCCGCCGGACCGGATCGTCGAATGCGAGGCGCTCGGCCCCTGGGAGCCGATCGCGCCCGGCGGCTCGACGTCGCTCGCCGTCCGGGTGGGCGCGACACGAACGGAGACGGAGAAGGCATGA
- a CDS encoding SDR family NAD(P)-dependent oxidoreductase gives MTASTGERPVAVVTGAANGIGAATARRLAADGYAVALLDVSPEVEAVAAELPGALGVRCDVGDEGDWGRAVRACREALGPVDVLVSNAVRYEAGAAGEIPVESWRRQLDVTLTGTFLGVRATLDDLRRSPRASIVVVSSVHASFGLPDRPAYAAAKAGLTGLTRQLAVEYGPDVRVNAVLPGPVLTAQWDGVGAADRERSAAETVAGRLGRPAEVAAAIAFLAGPDASFITGASLFVDGGWSITKGSA, from the coding sequence ATGACGGCGTCCACGGGGGAACGGCCGGTCGCGGTCGTCACGGGCGCGGCGAACGGCATCGGCGCGGCGACCGCGCGGCGCCTCGCGGCGGACGGGTACGCGGTAGCGCTGCTCGACGTGTCGCCGGAGGTCGAGGCCGTCGCGGCGGAACTGCCCGGCGCGCTCGGCGTGCGCTGCGACGTCGGCGACGAGGGCGACTGGGGGCGCGCCGTCCGCGCGTGCCGGGAGGCGCTCGGCCCGGTCGACGTCCTGGTGTCCAACGCCGTCCGCTACGAGGCGGGGGCCGCGGGCGAGATCCCGGTCGAGTCGTGGCGGCGGCAGCTCGACGTCACCCTCACCGGGACGTTCCTCGGGGTGCGGGCCACGCTGGACGACCTGCGCCGCAGCCCGCGCGCGTCGATCGTCGTCGTGTCGTCCGTGCACGCCTCGTTCGGGCTCCCGGACCGGCCCGCGTACGCGGCGGCGAAGGCGGGGCTGACCGGGCTGACCCGGCAGCTCGCCGTCGAGTACGGCCCGGACGTGCGGGTCAACGCCGTCCTGCCGGGGCCCGTGCTGACCGCGCAGTGGGACGGCGTCGGCGCCGCCGACCGGGAGCGCAGCGCCGCCGAGACCGTCGCGGGCCGCCTCGGCCGCCCGGCGGAGGTCGCGGCGGCGATCGCGTTCCTCGCCGGGCCGGACGCCTCGTTCATCACCGGCGCGTCGCTGTTCGTCGACGGCGGCTGGAGCATCACCAAGGGATCCGCGTGA
- the dgoD gene encoding galactonate dehydratase, protein MKIIRVETFLVPPRWLFCRVETDDGLVGWGEPVVEGRAETTRAAVEEVAELLLGEDPRRVEHLWQLMTKAAFYRGGPVLSSAVAGLDQALWDILGRSLGVPVHQLLGGAVRDRVRVYGWIGGDEPGEVGDAAAAQLDAGLTAVKINASGRVGVSPTVREIDGIVRRVATVRDAIGDGNDFAVDFHGRIGVAAARRLVPLLEPYRPLFVEEPVLPEYTHRLGDVVAATVTPIACGERLFSRADFRPALEAGIAVAQPDLSHAGGISEVRRIASLAEVYGALLAPHCPLGPLSLAASLQVAFATPNFLIQEQSIGIHYNDGAEVLDYLADRSPLAFAHGSIERWDAPGLGIEIDEDAVRAADRSGHRWRPPVWRHPDGGHAEW, encoded by the coding sequence GTGAAGATCATCAGGGTCGAGACGTTCCTCGTGCCGCCGCGCTGGCTGTTCTGCCGGGTGGAGACCGACGACGGTCTCGTCGGCTGGGGCGAGCCGGTCGTCGAGGGGCGGGCCGAGACGACCCGCGCGGCCGTCGAGGAGGTGGCGGAGCTGCTGCTCGGCGAGGACCCGCGCCGCGTCGAGCACCTGTGGCAGCTCATGACGAAGGCGGCGTTCTACCGGGGCGGCCCCGTCCTGTCGAGCGCGGTCGCGGGCCTCGACCAGGCGCTCTGGGACATCCTCGGCAGGTCGCTCGGTGTGCCGGTGCACCAGCTGCTCGGCGGCGCGGTCCGCGACCGGGTCCGCGTGTACGGCTGGATCGGCGGGGACGAACCGGGCGAGGTCGGCGACGCCGCGGCGGCGCAGCTGGACGCCGGGCTGACCGCCGTGAAGATCAACGCGTCGGGACGGGTCGGGGTGTCCCCGACGGTCCGCGAGATCGACGGCATCGTCCGGCGGGTCGCGACCGTGCGGGACGCGATCGGGGACGGCAACGACTTCGCCGTCGACTTCCACGGCCGGATCGGCGTCGCCGCCGCGCGGCGGCTCGTCCCGCTGCTGGAGCCCTACCGCCCGCTGTTCGTCGAGGAACCCGTGCTGCCGGAGTACACGCACCGGCTCGGCGACGTGGTCGCGGCCACCGTGACGCCCATCGCGTGCGGCGAGCGGCTGTTCTCCCGCGCCGACTTCCGGCCCGCGCTGGAGGCGGGGATCGCCGTCGCCCAGCCGGACCTGTCGCACGCGGGCGGCATCTCGGAGGTGCGGCGGATCGCGTCGCTGGCCGAGGTGTACGGCGCGCTGCTCGCCCCGCACTGCCCGCTCGGCCCGCTGTCGCTGGCCGCGAGCCTGCAGGTGGCGTTCGCGACGCCGAACTTCCTGATCCAGGAGCAGAGCATTGGCATCCACTACAACGACGGCGCCGAGGTGCTCGACTACCTCGCCGACCGGTCGCCGCTCGCGTTCGCGCACGGCTCGATCGAACGGTGGGACGCGCCCGGGCTGGGCATCGAGATCGACGAGGACGCGGTGCGCGCCGCGGACCGGAGCGGCCACCGCTGGCGCCCGCCGGTATGGCGGCACCCGGATGGAGGACACGCGGAATGGTGA
- a CDS encoding bifunctional 4-hydroxy-2-oxoglutarate aldolase/2-dehydro-3-deoxy-phosphogluconate aldolase gives MVNELTNELRTHRLVAIVRGRDRAASVRTALALADEGVSLIEVSLSGADALHVIEEVAGAGVRVGAGTVLTAGDARRARDAGARYAVTPSLGAGVDEALRLGLPVLAGALTPSEVAAAVAAGVSAVKLFPASANGPGYLKALRDPFPDVPFVPVGGVGQAEAVEYLELGAVAVGVGSPLCGDAPHGGDLGELRARARAFVAAVRP, from the coding sequence ATGGTGAACGAACTCACGAACGAACTGCGGACGCACCGGCTGGTCGCGATCGTGCGCGGGCGGGACCGCGCGGCGTCCGTCCGGACGGCGCTCGCCCTCGCCGACGAGGGGGTCTCGCTGATCGAGGTCTCGCTGAGCGGCGCGGACGCCCTGCACGTGATCGAGGAGGTCGCGGGCGCGGGCGTCCGGGTCGGCGCCGGGACGGTGCTGACGGCCGGCGACGCGCGGCGCGCCCGGGACGCGGGCGCCCGGTACGCGGTGACGCCGTCGCTCGGCGCGGGCGTGGACGAGGCGCTGCGGCTCGGGCTGCCCGTCCTCGCCGGGGCGCTCACCCCGTCCGAGGTCGCCGCCGCCGTCGCGGCCGGGGTGAGCGCGGTGAAGCTGTTCCCGGCGAGCGCGAACGGGCCCGGCTACCTCAAGGCGCTGCGCGACCCGTTCCCGGACGTGCCGTTCGTCCCGGTCGGGGGCGTCGGGCAGGCGGAAGCGGTCGAGTACCTGGAGCTCGGCGCGGTCGCGGTCGGGGTGGGCTCGCCGCTCTGCGGGGACGCGCCGCACGGCGGGGACCTCGGCGAGCTGCGGGCGCGGGCCCGCGCGTTCGTCGCGGCGGTGCGGCCGTGA
- a CDS encoding sugar kinase, with translation MTDVLTAGETMMALRATGPIRLGSGFTASIAGAESNVAIGLARLGHAAAWAGRVGTDEPGHLVTRTLRAEGVDVSGVARDGAAPTGVIMFEQRLPDLTRVQYLRAGSAGSRFCPDDVAALDAAPRIVHVTGITPALSGACRAAVTALCDLARERGALVSLDVNHRERLWTRDAAAAALAPLAARADHVIASPDELPLVGEPARLLAHGTREVVVKDGGEARSVTAEGTRTVPARRVRPVDSIGAGDAFVAGYLSGLLDGLDAEARLVRAHAVGAFAVQSRGDWEGLPRRDELDLIGLPEGAALR, from the coding sequence GTGACGGACGTCCTGACCGCCGGCGAGACGATGATGGCGCTGCGGGCCACCGGCCCGATCCGGCTGGGCTCCGGCTTCACCGCGAGCATCGCGGGGGCGGAGAGCAACGTCGCGATCGGGCTCGCCCGCCTCGGCCACGCCGCCGCGTGGGCCGGACGCGTCGGGACGGACGAACCGGGACACCTCGTCACCCGTACCCTGCGGGCCGAGGGCGTCGACGTCTCGGGCGTGGCCCGCGACGGCGCCGCCCCCACCGGCGTGATCATGTTCGAGCAGCGGCTGCCCGACCTCACCCGCGTCCAGTACCTCCGCGCGGGCTCCGCCGGGTCCCGGTTCTGCCCGGACGACGTCGCCGCGCTCGACGCCGCGCCCCGGATCGTCCACGTCACCGGGATCACCCCGGCGCTCAGCGGCGCGTGCCGCGCCGCCGTCACGGCCCTGTGCGACCTCGCCCGCGAGCGGGGCGCCCTCGTCAGCCTCGACGTCAACCACCGCGAGCGGCTCTGGACCCGCGACGCCGCCGCCGCGGCCCTCGCCCCGCTCGCCGCGCGCGCCGACCACGTCATCGCGTCCCCCGACGAACTCCCCCTCGTCGGGGAGCCCGCCCGGCTCCTCGCGCACGGAACCCGCGAGGTCGTCGTCAAGGACGGCGGCGAGGCCCGCTCGGTCACCGCCGAAGGCACCCGCACGGTGCCCGCGCGCCGCGTCCGCCCGGTCGACTCGATCGGCGCCGGGGACGCGTTCGTCGCCGGCTACCTCTCCGGGCTCCTGGACGGGCTCGACGCCGAGGCCCGGCTCGTCCGGGCGCACGCGGTCGGCGCGTTCGCCGTGCAGAGCCGCGGCGACTGGGAGGGCCTGCCCCGCCGCGACGAACTCGACCTCATCGGCCTCCCCGAAGGAGCCGCACTACGCTGA